GGTAGTAGCCTGAATGGCAGCCAGGGGGGTTCTCAGTTCGTGGGCGGCATCTGCTGTGAACTGTTGGATGTTGCGGTATGACATTTGCACCGGCTCTAGCGCCACTCCCGCCAGCCACCACCCCGCCACGGCAATCAAGGCCAGCGCCAAGGGGAAACCTAAGGCCATATTCCAGCGAACAGTAGCTAAGTAGGCTGCAAAGTCGTTAAGCGAACGACCTACCACGACCCGACCCACTAACTGCTGATCATCTAGAGCATACAGAGGCAGAACCACTTGGCGGTAGGGCCGACCGGATGAATCATGCAACGTTTTCCAGAGAGCAGCAGCATCGGGGCTGGATAGCCCTTGGGGATAATCACCAGCGCTGGCGACTAATTGCCCGTTGGTGCCTAGCACCCGGATATAGTAATTGCCGGAGTATAGGTCATCAGGGTGATAGTGGTTGTGGCTATGCTCAAAGGGGGCCAGGCAGGGGTCCCCCGTTAGGCAAAGGTTTGGAAGCAGGTCAGAGGAACCGCTCTCAATCTGACTATTGGCTGTGAGAGATTTTTCTAAGTTATCGTGAACGGCTTCGGCGACCGATTTTAGCTCTCGATCGGCTGCTACCCGATGGGCATGGGCAATGGCCTCGTACATGCCCAGGGCACTAATGGCCAAGACGATGGCCATCACACCGGTATACCAACCGGTGAGTTGCCAGCGGCTGCGGCGAAATAGTCTATTCAGTTTTGAACCGGTATCCCATGCCATAGACGGTTTCAATCATGTAGTCACAGTCATACTGCCCCAATTTGCGGCGCAGCAGCCGAACCTGGGCTGCTACTACGTTGCTAATGGGTTCAGCGCCAAATTCCCAAAGCTGGTTGAGCACCTGCTCTTGGGTAAGAATCTGATTGGGGTGCTCCATCAAATATTGCAGGAGCTGAAACTCTTTTTGGGTCAGTGACATCGTCTGCTCAGCAGCGGTGCCACTGTAAAGAAGAGCAATTCTGCGATCGCAGTCTAGCGTCAGGGCTCCAATTTGGATTTGGGCTGGTCTAAAGTCAGCGGGGCGTCGTCTCAAGGCCCGCAACCGGGCCAACAACTCATCCATGCTGAAGGGTTTGACTAGATAGTCGTCGGCCCCGGCATCAAGCCCCGCAATGCGATCTTCGATGCGATCGTTTGCGGTCAGCATGAGAATTGGGAGAGCATTCTGCTGCGCCCGTAGCCAGCGACAAATCTCCAGACCATTTAGCCCCGGCAGCATCCAGTCAAGTACTCCCAACACGTAAGTGACAGTGCTGCTCTCCAGATAGGTCAGCGCTTCATCCCCAGACTGCACCCAGTCCACCACGTAGGCTTCTTGGGTTAGGGTGCGCTTAATTGCTCGCCCCAGGTCGGGCTCATCTTCAACCAGCAAAATACGCATGAATACTTGCTCAAGCTACAGGTAGAAGCGGTAGCAGCACGTAGCTGCACAATATTGCTACTCAAAAATACCACCTGATCATGAAACCACAATGAAATCGAGCACGGCATGCTACTCCAGTCAGTGAAGAGACCTTGAAAGAAACCCGGCTTTCTAACAATTGCTGGAGATTAGCTGACTGCCTGACACATCTCTGGAAACCCTTGAATTCTGGTGAGTTTTAGATTTTGTAAGTACCTTGATCAAGGCTTTTGACCTTGACCTTGTGGTTTCGTCTCCCAAATCAACGATGGAATGAAACGTTGAGGTACTTGTGTCAGTCAGTCAGAGAAGTTAGGCAGCTCCATGGACAGGAGTTTTGCCATTAAGAGAGCCTACCCCGAGACGCACCTCAATAGTGCCAAAGTTCATCTTCATGCCGCACATAAACTTGTACTCGCCAGGCTGAGTGGGTGTGAACTCCACCGGGACAGTTTTGCCTTCAGGTAGATCTACCGCGATACCGAATTCAGGAATCAGCAGTTGAGCATAGCAGCTGCTGGGGGTCTCCCGCCGAACATCGAGCCGCACGGGTCGACCCGCTTCGACAATAATGTGGTTGGGTTGATAGCCCTTCGCTGCCGTTACCGTGGCCGTTTGAATACCCTCAGGGGTGAGAGTTGCCTCCATTGCCTTTGCCGATGGAATGGGGGCTGCTGTGGGTGCCCCTACAGGATGGTGCTGCTGGTTGGGGGGGCCGCTGTCGTCGCCGCTACAGGGGGACTTACGTCGCCGTGGTTGGCTACCACCTCTACGGTGCCGCGAAACATATTCATGCCGCAGGCAAACTCATAGCGACCGGGCTTGGGTGGGGATGAACGCGATCGCCGTGGTCTGGTTCACCGGCAGTGCCCGGGCAATGCGAAAGTCAGGGAAGCGAACCTCTTCGAGGCAACTGCTGGGGTCTTTGCGGTAGA
This sequence is a window from Candidatus Obscuribacterales bacterium. Protein-coding genes within it:
- a CDS encoding cupredoxin domain-containing protein, whose amino-acid sequence is MEATLTPEGIQTATVTAAKGYQPNHIIVEAGRPVRLDVRRETPSSCYAQLLIPEFGIAVDLPEGKTVPVEFTPTQPGEYKFMCGMKMNFGTIEVRLGVGSLNGKTPVHGAA
- a CDS encoding histidine kinase dimerization/phospho-acceptor domain-containing protein yields the protein MAWDTGSKLNRLFRRSRWQLTGWYTGVMAIVLAISALGMYEAIAHAHRVAADRELKSVAEAVHDNLEKSLTANSQIESGSSDLLPNLCLTGDPCLAPFEHSHNHYHPDDLYSGNYYIRVLGTNGQLVASAGDYPQGLSSPDAAALWKTLHDSSGRPYRQVVLPLYALDDQQLVGRVVVGRSLNDFAAYLATVRWNMALGFPLALALIAVAGWWLAGVALEPVQMSYRNIQQFTADAAHELRTPLAAIQATT
- the rppA gene encoding two-component system response regulator RppA, translated to MRILLVEDEPDLGRAIKRTLTQEAYVVDWVQSGDEALTYLESSTVTYVLGVLDWMLPGLNGLEICRWLRAQQNALPILMLTANDRIEDRIAGLDAGADDYLVKPFSMDELLARLRALRRRPADFRPAQIQIGALTLDCDRRIALLYSGTAAEQTMSLTQKEFQLLQYLMEHPNQILTQEQVLNQLWEFGAEPISNVVAAQVRLLRRKLGQYDCDYMIETVYGMGYRFKTE